A section of the Phaseolus vulgaris cultivar G19833 chromosome 8, P. vulgaris v2.0, whole genome shotgun sequence genome encodes:
- the LOC137825034 gene encoding uncharacterized protein, whose translation MVRWAVELSEFDIQYEPRGSIKGQVYADFVAELSPGGEQEVEPGSQWLLSVDGSSNQQGSGAGIVLEGPNGVLIEQALRFAFKASNNQAEYEALIAGMLLAKEMGAQNLLVKSASQFITGQVSGEFQAKDSQMAAYLRYVQLLKGAFSALELIHVPREQKARADLLAKLATSGKGGRQRTVIQETLKAPRKFVKDNRVDVLHISTARGRPRSHRSLTQGTVKIPHISTYVNTPEGGRHMQIYALAEGDTWMTPYRRYLEDGVLPAEPEEGKKVKRNAVRYTLVDGVLFKHGFTHPILTCVSGDECTRIMAELHEGICGSHVGGRSLASKVVRADAMIPVEINESSPRYQNFVAEESNEEKRVNLDLLEEAREEARIKAEAVKRRVERQYSSKVKPRQFQVGDLVMRKAHPYELENKLSPKWTGPFRVTNAKGSGSYNLETLEGGPIPRSWNAANLKFYFS comes from the exons atggttcgctgggcggtggagttgtcagaatttgacatccagtatgagcccagaggatccatcaaagggcaggtatatGCGGATTTTGTGGCAGAGCTCTCGCCCGGAGGCGAACAAGAAGTGGAACCGGgatcgcagtggttgctctcggtcgatggctcttccaatcagcaaggaagtggtgcggggatagtcttggagggacccaatggtgtgctgattgagcaagctctgcgttTCGCCTTTAAAGCGAGTAACAATCAGGCTGAGTACGAGGCACTGATCGCAGGGATGctcctggctaaggagatgggtgcgcagaacctcttggtgaagAGTGCTTCACAGTTCATTACGGGACAAGTATCGGgtgagttccaagcaaaagatTCACAAATGGCGGCGTATTTAAGGTACGTCCAACtgctgaagggagcatttagcgCTCTTGAGCTAATACATGTCCCACGAGAACAAAaggccagagctgacctgctggcCAAGCTGGCCacctcaggcaaggggggcaggcagaggacagtaatccaagagacgctcaaagctccgcgaaAATTTGTgaaagacaacagggtggatgtcctccatattAGCACTGCGagagggaggccaaggagtcatcgttccttGACTCAAGGTACAGTAAAGATACCCCATATCAGCACATACGTGAACACGCCCGAAGGAGGAAGGCATATGCAGATATATGctttagccgaaggagacacctggatgacgccatacagacggTATCTGGAGGATGGGGTTCTCCCAGCGGAACCAGAGGAGGGCaagaaggttaagaggaatGCCGTAAGATATACCCTAGTGGACGGAGTATTGTTCAAacacgggttcacccaccctatcctaacgtgcgtaagcggcgacgagtgcaccaggataatggcggagctccatgaagggatttgtgggagccacgtggggGGAAGGTCTCTAGCTTCTAAGGTGGTGCGTGCAG atgcgatgatcccagtggagatcaacgaaagctcgccacgttacCAAAATTTTGTGGCCgaagaatccaatgaagagaagCGAGTGAATCTGGACTTGctggaggaagcaagggaagaagcaagaataaaggctgaggcagtcaagagaagagtggagcgacagtatagctctaaggtgaagccgcgGCAATTTCAAGTTGGTGActtagtcatgaggaaggctcacccatatgagctagagaacaagttgtctcccaaatggaccggacccttcagagttaccaaTGCCAAGGGGAGTGGTTCATACAACCTAGAAACTTTGGAAGGAGGCCCCATTCCACGTAGTTGGAATGCGGCCAATTTAAAATTCTACTTCAGTTAA
- the LOC137825036 gene encoding uncharacterized protein yields the protein MKADAAKVENLEKRSADREVLLGKVEKERDDTKAELSKAQEENARIAAEVAQAREENKKAAEELARAREENEGLRKQIDELKKQAQELEQSSAQVLSAGFDAALEQVSCQYPELDLSVVSICNEVVDGKIVPSED from the coding sequence aTGAAAGCAGATGCGGCCAAGGTGGAGAACCTTGAAAAGAGGTCCGCGGATCGGGAGGTGCTCCTCGGGAAagtcgagaaggagagggacgacaccaAGGCTGAGCTCAGCAAAGCTCAAGAGGAAAACGCGAGGATTGCTGCAGAGGTGGCCCAAGCTCGGGAGGAAAACAAGAAAGCTGCTGAAGAGCTTGCTCGGGCTCGTGAAGAAAACGAAGGACTGAGGAAGCAAATTGACGAGCTGAAGAAGCAGGCtcaagagctcgagcaaagctccgcccaagtcctttccgccgggttcgacgccgctTTGGAGCAAGTCTCGTGTCAATATCCTGAGCTCGATCTCTCCGTGGTGTCAAtctgcaacgaagtggtggatgggaagatcgtgccctcTGAAGATTAA